One part of the Tachysurus fulvidraco isolate hzauxx_2018 chromosome 23, HZAU_PFXX_2.0, whole genome shotgun sequence genome encodes these proteins:
- the ncoa6 gene encoding nuclear receptor coactivator 6 isoform X3 — protein sequence MAQQPGPPEITWCTGSRGVTLSTEDDSGLEDRDDVCSNHGNSDLDWSQNPHGEKECTTIFVAFKGNLYDDDFQHKLDTILNGMPQMLSLGPERLAPQRVEPWNSVRVTFNIPREAAERLRLLAQNNQQQLRDLGILSVQIEGEGPINVAGGQNRVQEVRVNGPIGAPGQMRMDVGFPMQQGPAGMRMNNPSMVPSGPGMAPQGMVPGSSGQMHPRVPRPATQSDSMDPMMSGLALQQPQQLQHPQAPHGPPTPMGPQGHHIQAMQANRQLNPTALQQLQQQQQQHQQQQAQLAQLSGARGPFNPSNQMPVPPGWNQLPPGVLQPPPAQGSMPPNWRKAPPQGQIGQRPPSLASVQTPNHPPPPYPFGSQQAGQVFNAMAQQQQQTPGANQFAAPQPKVPQGVVGVGSRVPPPLPPVSASQSNLAAKSPGSSSSPFHQGSPGTPPMIGQGQLGPRPTTPQGFPQGVGSPGRAVLGQQGNVQPGFMGMPQHGQVPQGGMGGMPKRMPMGFSNVSQNYVQGPVTTSVAGTPTGGTLQLQSGQNMAHPGPQPSVSTPNHMQPNSLQSGGIGHHGGMPPQPPSTSGGGMGQPQSGLQTQMMGMQSQLQNQPVAPSQGQMVQGQAGGQTVLSRPINQGQRGMTPPKQLMPPQGQGMMQNQAQLGGGQGHQALLMQQQQQQQQQQPQHQHQQQASQQQNAMMEQMVANQMQGNKQAFGAKGQPAVMPGQMMRGPSPNLQGNMVQFQSQQQMTPQQQQQIAQLQQQQQQQLQQQQLQLQHQQPQQQQLQQQQLQQHQQQMAQQSQQIPVNGNPNQPLGMHGTQMRLPGHLVQQQLQQQLQQKQQQQHQQQQHMMQQLQQQQLQQQQQQQQAGQQHSHQLGDGTGSTGDLSQQQMLPDMQMQQQQQQGMMGGPQHMQVGNGHFPGHGMPFNSQFAGQMAIGGQTAGFPVNKDVTLTSPLLVNLLQSDISASQFGPGGKQGAGGVGGNQAKPKKKKPPRKKKPKAGEGQQSVEGIGGLDSAPQGLDDAELQGLGSDQGAGTDSSNSKLPEFSNRSGFSGQSGDQRVLQQMPFMAQQQQQQQQQQMQQMQQQQQLQQMQQQEQQQQQQIQQQQQQMQKQQMHMQISGQSGTPQSSQQGPHQIHPHHLQLQQQQMQQQQQQQQQQQQQQQQQQQQQQQPLTPQQQQQQQMMMMLKMQEQAKNRLPLQQSGHPQRTLVNPGDPAQRMPVSQQGNMPVMINLQGHGGVTPSPEKNRGMQPIVNSQLAAAARRMPHPEIGQGTTGMAPEDASGTANLQERSSVEMAPQAGNASQQNIVNQGPNSHLLKSVPSSVPQQPGASPQQPPQQAPMASSHNLHFPNAPSTSQSSRPKTPNRASPRPYHHPLTPTNRPPSTEPSEINLSPERLNASIAGLFPPKINIPLPPRQPNLTRGFDQQGLNPTTLKAIGQAPPNLASLNNSNSSGHNSVQQGYTQPNNAASTGAKQEKQTVGGQTKRASPSNSRRSSPASNRKTATPSPGRQKWAKNPLTSIANQQQMASSQTVMASASSVLPSPTTSISSVGTLDSQQILNPLQALPSNSDAMRESQGQVPQIDTRQITQVERDHSALRMANQRMPTQETKIQEPNMPSEQPSDELRQPQNPPLQEHGPAVSASFRDAPTSLNQLLDNMGHTSLSTKPPLVTPPVALVEQESQRISSTPQSIDSGLPLPTSEHEQKSKVGSMASPNVIQTSSLSPQSSMGVSSISPSLLTSTASNSILHPNPSLSSGTKPITSMSQTVLHRPTSSGSTQPKQITVFVTSNPISSAASTVSAVPPAIVSTVLAVPTKSIRSPDVHQSVSTQNRPQQFITGSVIFQVPSVSVPPSTNVVSQPVTMVGPIQVTANIQLSSAPCSTAASTLSASMATHSPVVSIATSQPGRAMIGQIQVQMPASPASSLNTVHPSQQKSISDAPVSKSSPVGQSSSLHSNTAPGVSPSVQQPLGSLPPCSSSGTTAVAHRSSLSQSPTTIAKSSPVQNVLVKTTPHSSDPYQMQQQTTNQSGKPIDTPSSQAPLQVITNATLSSPPPTPTAVPSAPQLSALVPTVSLSAPVHIPPPVSSCTVTPSPSQITPSSAVEPRGNSASSSPPITSMSAPPVPPNASVPPVTPATSTGPEVRSSPLLPAVEPQPSTVTETSLPESANTTVPAADIPAQPTQEQQQTVEAAPSVAEQGWAKKRKTPIDLAQREARGHTEKVKGPSRRSSRAEKDTEEEVPDNGQRKRAARPGSASSNPGKAAESNTGASPTQAKRRKSK from the exons ATGGCGCAGCAGCCCGGCCCACCTGAGATCACCTGGTGTACAGGTTCTCGTGGGGTCACTCTGAGCACAGAGGACGACTCCGGATTGGAGGACAGAGATGACGTGTGCAGTAATCATGGAAACAGTGACTTGGATTGGTCTCAGAATCCACATGGAGAAAAGGAATGCACCACGATCTTTGTCGCATTCAAGGGAAACCTTTATGATGATGACTTTCAGCACAAGCTTGACACCATCTTGAATGGGATGCCCCAGATGCTCTCATTGG GTCCTGAGAGGCTGGCACCCCAGCGAGTGGAGCCTTGGAACAGCGTGCGAGTCACATTTAATATCCCCAGAGAAGCTGCTGAACGCCTCCGACTCCTCGCTCAAAACAACCAGCAGCAGCTCCGGGACTTGGGGATCCTATCAGTGCAAATTGAAG GTGAAGGACCCATCAATGTGGCAGGTGGGCAAAACCGAGTTCAGGAAGTCAGAGTAAACGGACCTATTGGGGCACCGGGTCAGATGAGGATGGATGTTGGGTTTCCTATGCAACAAGGCCCTG CTGGAATGCGGATGAACAATCCATCAATGGTGCCCTCTGGCCCTGGCATGGCTCCACAGGGTATGGTACCTGGCAGTAGTGGACAGATGCACCCGAGGGTACCGAGGCCAGCAACACAATCGG ATTCCATGGACCCCATGATGTCTGGACTCGCTTTGCAGCAGCCGCAGCAGCTCCAACACCCACAGGCACCTCATGGCCCACCCACTCCTATGGGTCCACAGGGACATCACATACAGGCAATGCAAGCAAACCGGCAGCTCAATCCGACAGCCCTTCAACAActacagcagcaacagcagcagcatcaaCAACAGCAGGCTCAGTTAGCTCAGTTGAGTGGTGCTCGTGGCCCATTTAACCCTTCAAACCAGATGCCTGTCCCTCCTGGTTGGAACCAGTTACCACCAGGAGTTCTTCAGCCACCACCTGCTCAGGGGTCTATGCCTCCAAATTGGAGAAAAGCTCCTCCGCAAGGTCAAATAGGACAGCGACCTCCTTCTTTGGCATCTGTGCAAACACCAAACCATCCTCCGCCACCATATCCCTTTGGTAGCCAGCAGGCTGGGCAGGTTTTTAATGCCATGGctcagcaacagcagcagaCACCAGGGGCAAACCAGTTTGCAGCCCCTCAGCCCAAAGTTCCCCAAGGAGTTGTGGGTGTTGGATCAAGGGTGCCTCCTCCTTTGCCTCCTGTGTCTGCTTCCCAGAGCAACCTTGCTGCTAAGTCCCCTGGATCCTCATCTTCACCATTTCATCAAGGTTCACCTGGAACCCCACCTATGATTGGACAAGGTCAGCTAGGACCACGTCCAACAACTCCCCAGGGGTTCCCGCAGGGAGTTGGGTCCCCAGGCAGGGCTGTGTTAGGGCAGCAGGGTAATGTTCAGCCAGGGTTTATGGGAATGCCTCAGCATGGCCAGGTTCCCCAAGGAGGCATGGGAG GTATGCCAAAACGAATGCCAATGGGTTTCTCAAATGTAAGTCAGAACTATGTCCAAGGACCAGTTACCACAAGTGTGGCAGGAACGCCCACAGGTGGTACCCTTCAGCTTCAAAGTGGCCAAAATATGGCTCATCCAG GTCCACAACCTTCAGTATCAACACCAAACCACATGCAGCCCAATTCCCTACAATCTGGTGGAATTGGCCATCATGGTGGAATGCCTCCTCAGCCTCCATCCACCTCAGGTGGTGGTATGGGCCAACCACAGTCAGGTCTACAGACCCAAATGATGGGCATGCAGTCCCAGCTTCAAAATCAGCCTGTAGCCCCCTCTCAAGGTCAGATGGTGCAAGGCCAGGCAGGAGGTCAAACTGTCCTGTCCCGGCCCATAAATCAAGGACAGAGAGGGATGACCCCTCCTAAACAGTTAATGCCTCCACAGGGACAAGGGATGATGCAGAACCAGGCCCAGCTTGGTGGAGGGCAGGGGCACCAAGCATTActgatgcagcagcagcagcaacaacaacaacagcagcccCAGCACCAACACCAGCAACAAGCATCACAGCAGCAAAATGCTATGATGGAACAGATGGTAGCCAACCAAATGCAAGGTAACAAGCAAGCTTTTGGGGCCAAAGGTCAACCAGCTGTTATGCCAGGCCAAATGATGCGAGGCCCATCACCTAATTTGCAAGGTAACATGGTGCAGTTTCAGTCGCAGCAACAAATGACTccacagcaacagcagcaaatTGCTCAGttgcaacaacagcagcagcagcagttgcagcagcagcagcttcaaCTGCAACACCAACAGCCACAACAACAGCagttacagcagcagcagctacagcagcatcagcagcaaATGGCACAACAGTCCCAGCAGATCCCGGTGAACGGTAATCCCAACCAACCATTAGGGATGCATGGTACTCAGATGCGACTTCCAGGACATTTGGTCcagcagcagctccagcagcagcttcagcaaaaacaacagcaacaacatcaGCAACAGCAACACATGATGCAACAGCTACAGCAGCAACAgctacagcagcagcaacagcagcagcaggcgGGCCAACAACACTCACATCAGCTTGGAGACGGCACTGGAAGCACAGGTGATCTGAGCCAACAGCAGATGCTCCCTGACATGCAAatgcaacagcagcagcagcagggtATGATGGGAGGGCCTCAACACATGCAGGTGGGCAATGGACATTTTCCTGGTCATGGCATGCCTTTCAATTCTCAGTTTGCTGGCCAGATGGCCATTGGTGGACAAACAGCTGGGTTTCCAGTGAATAAGGATGTGACCTTGACTAGTCCTTTATTAGTTAACCTACTTCAGAGTGACATTTCTGCCAGCCAGTTTGGACCAGGTGGAAAACAAGGAGCTGGTGGGGTTGGTGGTAACCAGGCGAAAccaaaaaagaagaaacctcCTCGTAAGAAGAAACCCAAAGCTGGCGAGGGGCAACAGTCTGTAGAAGGCATTGG TGGTTTGGATTCGGCTCCACAAGGGTTGGATGATGCAGAGTTGCAAGGTTTGGGTAGTGATCAAGGAGCCGGCACAGATTCTTCCAACTCAAAGCTCCCTGAATTTTCTAACCGGTCAG GCTTTTCTGGACAATCAGGAGATCAAAGGGTTTTGCAGCAAATGCCATTCAtggctcagcagcagcagcagcaacagcagcagcagatgcaacaaatgcagcagcagcagcagttacAACAAATGCAACAGCaagaacaacagcagcagcagcaaatacagcagcagcagcaacaaatgCAAAAGCAACAGATGCATATGCAAATTTCTGGTCAATCCGGAACACCACAAAGTTCACAACAAGGACCACATCAAATCCATCCGCATCACTTACAGCTTCAACAGCAGcaaatgcagcagcagcagcaacaacaacaacaacaacaacaacaacaacaacagcagcagcagcagcagcagcaaccactgacaccacaacagcagcagcaacaacagatgatgatgatgcttaAAATGCAGGAACAAGCAAAGAATCGTCTCCCACTTCAACAAAGTGGCCATCCCCAAAGAACTCTTGTTAATCCTGGTGATCCTGCACAACGAATGCCTGTATCCCAACAAGGAAACATGCCTGTAATGATCAATTTACAAGGGCATGGAGGTGTCACACCCTctccagaaaaaaacagaggcaTGCAGCCAATAGTAAATTCGCAGTTGGCTGCTGCAGCTAGAAGAATGCCCCATCCAGAAATTGGGCAGGGAACCACAGGAATGGCACCAGAGGATGCATCAGGCACTGCTAATTTGCAGGAAAGGTCATCAGTTGAAATGGCGCCTCAAGCAGGGAATGCCAGTCAACAAAATATTGTCAACCAAGGTCCTAATTCTCATTTGTTGAAGTCTGTACCTTCATCTGTCCCTCAGCAACCAGGAGCAAGTCCACAGCAACCACCCCAGCAAGCACCAATGGCCAGCTCACACAACCTCCACTTTCCTAATGCTCCTTCAACTTCCCAAAGTTCCCGCCCTAAGACACCAAACCGTGCCAGTCCTAGACCATATCACCATCCCTTAACCCCCACCAACCGTCCACCCAGCACTGAGCCGTCAGAGATAAATCTCTCTCCTGAGAGACTGAATGCATCAATTGCTGGTCTTTTCCCCCCAAAGATTAACATCCCTCTGCCACCCCGACAGCCTAACTTAACTCGAGGTTTTGATCAACAAGGTCTAAACCCTACCACTTTGAAAGCTATTGGACAAGCTCCACCAAATCTTGCATCTCTTAACAACAGTAACTCTAGTGGCCATAATAGTGTTCAACAGGGTTATACACAACCTAATAATGCTGCCAGTACAGGTGCAAAGCAAGAAAAACAGACGGTTGGAGGGCAAACAAAGCGAGCTAGTCCCAGTAACAGTCGACGATCTAGTCCTGCCTCAAATAGAAAAACGGCCACTCCTAGCCCAGGAAGACAGAAGTGGGCAAAGAACCCCCTAACCTCCATAGCAAATCAACAACAAATGGCCAGTTCCCAAACCGTAATGGCCAGTGCTTCTTCGGTCCTCCCAAGTCCCACTACATCTATATCATCAGTAGGCACACTTGATTCTCAGCAAATTCTAAACCCTCTGCAAGCACTGCCTAGTAACTCGGATGCAATGAGAGAGAGCCAGGGGCAGGTACCACAGATAGACACGCGTCAGATTACACAAGTGGAAAGAGATCATTCTGCCCTCAGAATGGCAAATCAACGCATGCCAACCCAGGAAACAAAAATTCAAGAACCTAATATGCCATCTGAGCAACCATCAGATGAGCTGCGTCAACCTCAGAATCCACCACTGCAGGAGCATGGTCCGGCTGTTTCAGCATCTTTTAGAGATGCCCCAACATCCCTCAATCAGTTGCTAGATAATATGGGCCACACATCCTTGTCCACAAAGCCACCCCTGGTTACTCCGCCAGTTGCTTTGGTGGAACAAGAGAGTCAACGTATCTCCTCTACTCCACAGAGCATTGATAGTGGGCTGCCTTTGCCCACTAGTGAACATGAACAAAAATCTAAGGTTGGTTCAATGGCTAGCCCAAATGTGATCCAGACTAGTAGTCTAAGCCCACAGTCATCAATGGGTGTATCCAGTATTAGCCCAAGTTTGCTTACTAGCACTGCTTCAAATTCCATTTTACATCCCAACCCTTCCCTTAGTTCCGGTACTAAACCTATTACAAGTATGTCTCAAACAGTCTTGCATAGACCTACATCATCAGGGTCCACTCAGCCAAAACAAATAACTGTTTTTGTAACATCCAATCCCATTAGTTCTGCTGCTAGCACAGTATCTGCAGTGCCTCCAGCCATCGTCTCAACAGTGCTTGCAGTACCTACTAAGAGCATAAGATCTCCAGATGTGCACCAGTCTGTTTCTACTCAAAATCGCCctcaacagtttataacaggATCCGTCATTTTCCAAGTCCCATCTGTTTCTGTACCACCAAGCACCAATGTGGTTTCTCAGCCTGTCACTATGGTTGGGCCCATACAGGTAACTGCCAACATTCAATTATCTTCTGCTCCATGTTCAACTGCAGCTTCTACTCTATCTGCCTCTATGGCAACACATTCCCCTGTTGTAAGCATAGCCACAAGTCAGCCAGGTCGTGCCATGATTGGACAAATTCAAGTGCAAATGCCTGCAAGTCCAGCATCTTCTCTAAACACAGTCCACCCTTCTCAGCAAAAGAGCATTTCTGATGCCCCGGTCTCAAAATCAAGTCCTGTAGGACAATCATCCTCTTTACATTCTAACACAGCTCCAGGTGTTTCTCCATCTGTTCAACAACCTCTAGGATCTTTGCCTCCCTGTTCCAGCTCAGGGACTACTGCTGTTGCCCACAGGAGTTCCCTCTCACAATCACCAACAACTATTGCCAAGAGCAGTCCAGTCCAAAATGTTCTGGTCAAGACCACCCCCCACAGTAGTGACCCCTATCAGATGCAACAGCAGACTACAAACCAGTCAGGAAAACCTATAGACACTCCATCATCTCAAGCCCCTCTTCAAGTGATTACAAATGCAACACTTTCTAGTCCACCACCTACTCCGACAGCCGTCCCATCTGCACCTCAGCTGTCAGCACTAGTACCTACAGTTTCTTTGTCTGCACCTGTGCACATTCCTCCACCTGTTTCCTCTTGCACCGTCACACCCAGTCCTTCACAGATCACTCCCAGTTCTGCTGTGGAACCTCGAGGCAATTCTGCTTCAAGTTCTCCACCGATCACAAGTATGTCTGCACCACCTGTACCACCTAATGCTTCAGTCCCACCAGTGACCCCGGCGACATCCACTGGTCCTGAAGTAAGGTCATCTCCACTACTTCCAGCTGTGGAACCACAACCATCCACAGTAACGGAGACAAGCTTGCCCGAGTCAGCAAACACCACGGTGCCTGCCGCAGATATTCCAG CTCAGCCTACAcaggaacaacaacaaactg TAGAGGCAGCACCCTCTGTGGCAGAACAAGG ATgggcaaagaaaagaaagacgcCCATCGACTTAGCCCAAAG ggAAGCAAGAGGCCATACCGAAAAGGTAAAAGGCCCCAGCCGAAGGAGCTCACGAGCCGAGAAGGACACTGAAGAGGAAGTGCCTGACAacggacagagaaagagagcagcCAGACCGGGGTCAGCATCTTCTAACCCCGGGAAAGCTGCAG aATCTAACACTGGAGCAAGTCCCACGCAGGCCAAGCGAAGGAAGTCGAAGTGA